A genomic region of Rhipicephalus sanguineus isolate Rsan-2018 chromosome 3, BIME_Rsan_1.4, whole genome shotgun sequence contains the following coding sequences:
- the LOC119386965 gene encoding intracellular coagulation inhibitor 1 — protein MDKRPSAGLIVTIFWLAAVPTAVVSAAPEAVSRATNELGMVLYRKVAETDPKGSNIFLSPVSVAAILGMVQLGARGRTRQQINAALAGGADSNRLISSGDDDDLAAGFGELFKDLNAEKGYELRLASAVFLAAGLPIFERYKRDLEKHFASGVYSANFASNAREAADDVNAWVRDMTEDRIPEIIERPLPPSAPMLVLNAVYFKGLWQSPFKTEDTVTGEFFNEGGSRAVPVPMMRQKGEFVYALSESLDAHILELPYVGDRVDLVIVLPRRRDGLAELERKFSLEAAREPLAAALPRKVDVWLPKFQLQQAYSLKGALQSLGVRDVFSSRDANLTGVSSKRPLALDEVLHKALLDVDEKGTEAVALSSGIIRHSKTPGGEVEFKADHPFLFFIEDVRTQTLLFLGRLQRV, from the coding sequence ATGGACAAGAGGCCTTCTGCAGGCTTGATCGTTACGATCTTCTGGTTAGCTGCGGTGCCGACGGCTGTCGTCTCTGCGGCACCAGAAGCCGTCAGCCGTGCCACCAACGAACTGGGAATGGTCCTCTACCGCAAGGTGGCCGAGACGGACCCCAAGGGCAGCAACATCTTCCTGTCTCCCGTCAGCGTGGCCGCCATCCTGGGCATGGTCCAGCTCGGTGCCAGGGGCCGCACGCGGCAGCAGATCAACGCGGCACTCGCCGGAGGCGCCGACTCCAACCGGCTGATCAGTAGCGGCGACGACGATGACCTGGCGGCCGGATTCGGTGAGCTCTTTAAAGACCTCAACGCGGAGAAGGGATACGAGCTGCGTCTCGCCAGCGCCGTGTTCCTGGCCGCGGGTCTGCCCATATTCGAGCGCTACAAGCGCGACCTCGAGAAGCACTTCGCCTCGGGCGTCTACTCGGCCAACTTCGCCAGCAACGCCCGCGAGGCCGCAGACGACGTCAACGCGTGGGTGCGCGACATGACCGAGGACCGCATCCCCGAGATCATCGAGAGGCCTCTACCACCATCGGCGCCCATGCTGGTTCTGAATGCCGTGTACTTCAAGGGCCTGTGGCAGAGTCCGTTCAAGACGGAGGACACCGTGACCGGCGAGTTCTTCAACGAGGGCGGCTCTCGCGCTGTTCCCGTGCCGATGATGCGCCAGAAGGGCGAGTTCGTGTACGCGCTCAGCGAGTCCCTGGACGCGCACATCCTCGAGCTTCCGTACGTGGGCGACCGCGTTGATTTGGTCATCGTGCTCCCGAGGCGCAGAGACGGACTAGCCGAGCTCGAGCGTAAGTTCAGCCTCGAAGCGGCGCGCGAGCCCCTGGCGGCGGCGCTGCCTCGCAAAGTGGACGTGTGGCTCCCCAAGTTCCAGCTCCAACAGGCCTACAGTCTCAAGGGAGCTCTGCAGTCGCTCGGGGTTCGCGACGTCTTCAGCTCGAGGGACGCCAACCTGACGGGTGTGTCGTCGAAGCGGCCGCTCGCCCTCGACGAAGTTTTGCACAAGGCCCTCCTCGACGTGGACGAGAAAGGCACCGAAGCCGTGGCGCTCTCCTCCGGCATCATTCGTCACTCCAAGACGCCCGGAGGCGAGGTCGAGTTCAAGGCTGACCATCCCTTCCTTTTCTTCATCGAAGACGTGAGGACCCAGACGCTGCTTTTCCTGGGACGCCTTCAGCGTGTGTGA